In the Streptomyces formicae genome, one interval contains:
- a CDS encoding carbohydrate ABC transporter permease, with product MEKPRFATKAAKGVAVLVVLGLVLIPFLVIISTSLASNREVVDNGGWVLWPSDPTLRAYRNILEGGIVTKALGVSVGLTVVGTLFSLACTTFLAYALARPGVFGGKPVLLLILFTFLFPPGMIPAFLLVKGMGMLDTYAALVAPVLINVFNLIVLRGFFQGIPEELYEAARLDGAGDWQILWRIVLPLSKAALAVVSLFYAVSYWNAWFHASIYMESDHWPLSQVLRTYVIGGSQIADTGLSEAGMVSAPQTTQMAVLVIATVPILLVYPFLQKYFTKGVLTGAIKS from the coding sequence ATGGAGAAGCCCCGGTTCGCGACCAAGGCCGCGAAGGGCGTCGCCGTCCTCGTCGTACTCGGTCTCGTGCTGATCCCGTTCCTGGTGATCATCTCGACGTCGCTCGCCTCCAACCGGGAGGTCGTGGACAACGGCGGCTGGGTGCTCTGGCCGAGCGATCCGACGCTGCGCGCCTACCGGAACATCCTGGAGGGCGGCATCGTCACCAAGGCGCTCGGAGTGAGCGTCGGCCTGACGGTCGTGGGCACGCTCTTCTCGCTCGCGTGCACCACGTTCCTCGCGTACGCCCTGGCCCGTCCCGGCGTCTTCGGCGGCAAGCCCGTGCTGCTGCTCATCCTCTTCACCTTCCTCTTCCCGCCCGGCATGATCCCCGCGTTCCTCCTGGTCAAGGGCATGGGGATGCTGGATACGTATGCCGCTCTCGTCGCACCCGTCCTGATTAACGTCTTCAATCTGATCGTGCTGCGCGGCTTCTTCCAGGGCATACCCGAGGAGCTGTACGAGGCGGCGCGGCTCGACGGCGCCGGGGACTGGCAGATCCTGTGGCGGATCGTGCTCCCGCTGTCCAAGGCGGCCCTCGCGGTGGTCTCCCTCTTCTACGCCGTGAGCTACTGGAACGCCTGGTTCCATGCCTCGATCTACATGGAGTCGGACCACTGGCCCCTCTCCCAGGTGCTGCGCACCTACGTCATCGGCGGCTCGCAGATCGCCGACACCGGGCTGAGCGAGGCGGGCATGGTCTCCGCCCCGCAGACGACGCAGATGGCCGTCCTGGTGATCGCCACCGTGCCGATCCTGCTCGTCTACCCCTTCCTCCAGAAGTACTTCACCAAGGGCGTGCTCACCGGCGCCATCAAGAGCTGA
- a CDS encoding extracellular solute-binding protein, with product MSRRTLLRSIAVGGAALAAPSVLTACSTDSSGGGNVSNAGKKVVPWPKYTPAKGPTPDLAPTAEGVQPGYTKYPEELVRAMAEKPGDGKQKIKVMTITYGTPPKPAGQNKYWQAVNEALGVEVEFTVVPDADFRAKMSTLMSGDDLPDMINFGGGYVLPRESQFVKSRCADLSDHLSGDAIDDYPNLANIPTYAWEGMGHIAGRIYGLPIERAKVQGAMFINREAFDKAGYEPGMSAPDFQAMAQEGSRGRKFTLGASTVGFFGYLYHAMWHGAPNQWQIKGGKVTDMYGTDEFRAALEFMAKMRKDGSYNPDATSISQVDLKTQFYNGTVRSMTDGWGAVISNAQGIKDEFTLDVAEPYAVDGVTPVYQQNRGCFGYTVIKKASKDRVKLMLRVLNWLASPFGSKEYELMHYGVEGTHFTYNKDGDPVATSLGLVDSKTNLPFPYLMDAPQPLYFPGYPDLTKRLHAWEKKVVPLLVPDDHWGLMSDTYNRQGASMQQIIEDGVTAIVSGRKKLSDWDAVHQKWRSQGGKRAAEEFLKEYEAAH from the coding sequence ATGTCGCGGCGCACCCTGCTCCGCTCCATAGCCGTCGGCGGCGCCGCGCTGGCCGCCCCGTCCGTCCTCACCGCCTGTTCCACCGACTCCAGCGGCGGCGGCAACGTCTCCAACGCGGGCAAGAAGGTGGTGCCCTGGCCGAAGTACACCCCCGCCAAGGGCCCCACCCCCGATCTGGCGCCGACCGCCGAGGGCGTCCAGCCCGGGTACACGAAGTACCCGGAGGAGCTCGTGCGGGCCATGGCCGAGAAGCCCGGCGACGGCAAGCAGAAGATCAAGGTCATGACCATCACCTACGGCACGCCGCCGAAGCCGGCCGGTCAGAACAAGTACTGGCAGGCCGTCAACGAAGCCCTGGGCGTCGAGGTCGAGTTCACCGTCGTACCGGACGCGGACTTCCGCGCCAAGATGTCCACGCTGATGTCGGGCGACGACCTGCCCGACATGATCAACTTCGGTGGCGGATACGTGCTGCCGCGCGAGTCGCAGTTCGTGAAGTCGCGCTGCGCGGACCTGAGCGACCACCTGTCGGGCGACGCGATCGACGACTACCCCAACCTCGCCAACATCCCCACGTACGCCTGGGAGGGCATGGGCCACATCGCCGGACGCATCTACGGGCTGCCGATCGAGCGGGCCAAGGTGCAGGGCGCGATGTTCATCAACCGCGAGGCGTTCGACAAGGCCGGGTACGAGCCCGGCATGTCCGCTCCCGACTTCCAGGCCATGGCCCAAGAGGGCTCGCGGGGACGGAAGTTCACCCTCGGCGCGTCCACGGTCGGCTTCTTCGGGTACCTCTACCACGCGATGTGGCACGGCGCGCCCAACCAGTGGCAGATCAAGGGCGGCAAGGTCACCGACATGTACGGGACCGACGAGTTCAGGGCCGCGCTCGAATTCATGGCGAAGATGCGCAAGGACGGCTCGTACAACCCGGACGCCACCTCGATCTCGCAGGTGGACCTGAAGACCCAGTTCTACAACGGCACCGTCCGCTCGATGACCGACGGCTGGGGCGCCGTCATCTCCAACGCCCAGGGCATCAAGGACGAGTTCACCCTGGACGTCGCCGAGCCCTACGCGGTCGACGGCGTCACGCCCGTCTACCAGCAGAACCGCGGCTGCTTCGGCTACACCGTCATCAAGAAGGCGTCCAAGGACCGCGTCAAGCTGATGCTGCGCGTCCTCAACTGGCTGGCCTCGCCGTTCGGTTCGAAGGAGTACGAGCTGATGCACTACGGCGTGGAGGGCACCCACTTCACATACAACAAGGACGGCGACCCGGTCGCCACGTCCCTCGGCCTGGTCGACTCCAAGACCAACCTCCCCTTCCCCTACCTCATGGACGCGCCGCAGCCCCTGTACTTCCCCGGCTACCCCGACCTGACCAAGCGGCTGCACGCCTGGGAGAAGAAGGTCGTGCCGCTCCTGGTGCCCGACGACCACTGGGGCCTGATGTCGGACACGTACAACCGGCAGGGCGCCTCGATGCAGCAGATCATCGAGGACGGCGTCACGGCGATCGTCTCCGGGCGCAAGAAGCTCTCGGACTGGGACGCCGTCCACCAGAAGTGGCGGTCACAGGGCGGCAAGCGCGCCGCCGAGGAGTTCCTCAAGGAGTACGAGGCCGCGCACTGA
- a CDS encoding LacI family DNA-binding transcriptional regulator — MGERVTIREVAARAGVSVATVSRVLAGNYPTSTASRAKVLRAVKDLDYVANAHARALAGAGRKTIAVLMFDVVGAFYAGVAQGVEMEAAQRGRLTLVSSTGSDPARELALVQMMREQAAEAVVLVGGVIQDDEYRQRMARYAEVLAAAGSRLVLCGRPAPAPDVPALVVEYDNEAGAHAVTSHLLGAGHRRIALLGFQPGNTTGEDRVVGYLRALADHGVPRSEAILHGVGFGQNNGYRAMRDLLEKAEGKPEFTAVFAGDDRAAAAAIIALREYGLRVPDDMSVVGYNDDPVAGDITPGLTTVHIPAEEMGRVAVRQALSGSPRAGQERHVLGTHIVIRDSVRPLQGPAG; from the coding sequence ATGGGCGAGCGGGTCACCATCCGCGAAGTGGCCGCGCGGGCGGGCGTCTCGGTAGCGACCGTCTCGCGGGTGCTCGCGGGCAACTACCCGACGTCGACGGCGTCGCGCGCCAAGGTGCTGCGGGCGGTCAAGGACCTGGACTACGTCGCCAACGCGCACGCGCGCGCGTTGGCGGGCGCGGGCCGCAAGACGATCGCCGTGCTCATGTTCGACGTGGTGGGCGCGTTCTACGCGGGGGTCGCGCAGGGCGTGGAGATGGAGGCCGCCCAGCGGGGCCGCCTCACCCTCGTCTCCTCCACGGGCAGCGATCCCGCCCGTGAGCTCGCCCTGGTCCAGATGATGCGCGAGCAGGCCGCCGAGGCGGTGGTCCTGGTGGGCGGCGTCATCCAGGACGACGAGTACCGCCAGCGGATGGCGCGCTACGCGGAGGTCCTCGCGGCGGCGGGTTCGCGGCTCGTCCTGTGCGGGCGCCCCGCGCCCGCGCCCGACGTGCCCGCGCTCGTCGTGGAGTACGACAACGAGGCGGGCGCGCACGCCGTGACCAGCCACCTCCTGGGCGCGGGCCACCGGCGGATCGCGCTGCTCGGCTTCCAGCCGGGGAACACCACCGGTGAGGACCGGGTCGTCGGCTACCTCCGCGCGCTCGCGGACCACGGCGTGCCGCGCTCCGAAGCGATCCTGCACGGGGTCGGCTTCGGGCAGAACAACGGCTACCGGGCGATGCGGGACCTGCTCGAAAAGGCGGAAGGCAAGCCGGAGTTCACCGCCGTCTTCGCGGGCGACGACCGGGCCGCGGCGGCGGCGATCATCGCGTTGCGCGAGTACGGGCTCCGGGTGCCCGACGACATGTCGGTGGTCGGCTACAACGACGACCCCGTCGCGGGCGACATCACGCCGGGGCTGACCACGGTGCACATCCCCGCCGAGGAGATGGGCCGCGTAGCCGTACGCCAGGCCCTCTCGGGCTCGCCGCGTGCGGGCCAGGAGCGCCACGTCCTGGGGACGCACATCGTCATCCGCGACAGCGTCCGACCCCTCCAGGGGCCTGCGGGCTGA